One Triticum dicoccoides isolate Atlit2015 ecotype Zavitan chromosome 5B, WEW_v2.0, whole genome shotgun sequence genomic window carries:
- the LOC119306529 gene encoding uncharacterized protein LOC119306529: MDMAAAASTSSAAASASPSGGGRSGPAAAVACACPICLEGFEDEAYLDTCLHSFCYECITQWVSIVASKHEEPLSNVKCPLCKTKSVSILHAFDGKSFARHYIEQDQGKRYLADAHELISQFYNTREISEDTASALQYWKQRKYLRKNVWLETWLRREIQALTQDENVEAIVYHIHGLIESFMKTQEKLHASKQASPEHTREEFRSLLSDAARPFLLGRTARFVTEVELFLISQRNIDAYSRVRLQRFKESASHVTREQDALPQDRPLEDHYLYLLNEETDCVGGVI, translated from the exons ATGGACATGGCGGCGGCCGCCTCCACTTCCTCTGCCGCCGCGTCCGCCTCGCCCTCCGGCGGTGGCCGTAGCGGCCCGGCGGCGGCGGTCGCGTGCGCTTGCCCCATCTGCCTCGAGGGCTTCGAGGACGAGGCCTACCTCGACACCTGCCTGC ATTCCTTCTGTTACGAGTGCATAACCCAGTGGGTGAGCATTGTGGCGAGCAAGCACGAAGAACCTTTGTCCAATGTGAAATGCCCCCTTTGCAAG ACAAAGAGTGTATCGATCCTTCATGCTTTCGATGGCAAATCATTTGCGCGGCATTACATAGAGCAGGACCAGGGGAAGAG ATATCTTGCAGATGCGCACGAGTTGATATCACAGTTCTATAACACAAGAG AGATTTCAGAGGATACAGCCAGTGCGCTTCAGTACTGGAAGCAGCGAAAGTATCTCCGGAAAAACGTATGGCTTGAAACTTGGTTGAGACGGGAAATTCAGGCCCTTACGCAG GACGAAAATGTCGAGGCCATAGTTTACCACATCCACGGCCTGATCGAGTCCTTCATGAAAACGCAAGAAAAACTGCACGCCTCAAAGCAAGCTTCCCCGGAACATACAAGGGAAGAGTTCAGGAGTTTACTGTCGGACGCTGCTAGGCCGTTCCTCCTTGGACGGACAGCACGGTTCGTCACGGAGGTGGAGCTCTTCCTGATCTCGCAACGGAACATCGACGCATACAGCAGGGTGCGCCTGCAGAGGTTCAAGGAGTCCGCCTCGCATGTAACAAGAGAGCAGGACGCGCTGCCGCAGGACCGTCCCCTCGAGGACCACTACTTGTACCTGTTAAATGAAGAGACAGATTGCGTTGGCGGTGTGATATAG